The Corvus hawaiiensis isolate bCorHaw1 chromosome 2, bCorHaw1.pri.cur, whole genome shotgun sequence genome includes a window with the following:
- the LOC125321179 gene encoding uncharacterized protein LOC125321179 has translation MFLWAGVGCSSGQEWDVPLGRSGMSLQAGAGCPSRQEWDVPAGRSGMSLQAGVGCSCRQERDVPPGRSGMFLQEGVGCPCRQEWEAFPGRGGMFLQAGEGCSCRHGWDVPAGRRGMFLQAGVGCPCRQERDVPAGTGGMFLQAGVGSSSRQGWDVPAGRSGMFLQAGVGSSSRWEQDVPLGRIGMSLQAGEGCPSRQERDVPAGRSGMSLQAGVGCSSGQERDVPAGRNGKLFQAGVGCSCRQERDVPPGRSGMSLQAGMGSFSRQGWDVPAGTGGMFLQAGEGCSSRQEWDVPAGTGGMFLQARVGCSCRQEWEALPGRGGMFLQAGAGCSCRQEWEALPGRGFSTDTLRFGKQGNSPPKQTLKRW, from the coding sequence ATGTTCCTCTGGGCAGGAGTGGGATGTTCCTCTGGGCAGGAGTGGGATGTTCCTctgggcaggagcgggatgtccctgcaggcaggagcGGGATGTCCCTCCAGGCAGGAGTGGGAtgttcctgcaggcaggagcgGGATGTCCCTCCAGGCAGGAGTGGGAtgttcctgcaggcaggagcgGGATGTCCCTCCAGGCAGGAGCGGGATGTTCCTCCAGGAAGGAGTGGGATGTCCCTGCAGGCAGGAATGGGAAGCTTTTccaggcaggggtgggatgttcctgcaggcaggagagggatgTTCCTGCAGGCACGGGTGGGATgtccctgcaggcaggagagggatgttcctccaggcaggagtgggatgtccctgcaggcaggagcGGGATGTCCCTGCAGGCACGGGTGGGATGTTCCTgcaggcaggggtgggaagCTCTTccaggcaggggtgggatgttcctgcaggcaggagcgggatgttcctgcaggcaggagtGGGAAGCTCTTCCAGGTGGGAGCAGGATGTTCCTCTGGGCAGGATTGGGATgtccctgcaggcaggagagggatgTCCCTCCAGGCAGGAGAGGGATgtccctgcaggcaggagcGGGATGTCCCTccaggcaggggtgggatgtTCCTCCGGGCAGGAGAGGGATGTTCCTGCAGGCAGGAATGGGAAGCTTTTccaggcaggggtgggatgttcctgcaggcaggagcgGGATGTCCCTCCAGGAAGGAGTGGAATGTCCCTGCAGGCAGGAATGGGAAGCTTTTccaggcaggggtgggatgtTCCTGCAGGCACGGGTGGGAtgttcctgcaggcaggagagggatgTTCCTCCAGGCAGGAGTGGGATGTCCCTGCAGGCACGGGTGGGATGTTCCTGCAGGCACGGGTGGGATGTTCCTGCAGGCAGGAATGGGAAGCTCTTccaggcaggggtgggatgttcctgcaggcaggagcgggatgttcctgcaggcaggagtGGGAAGCTCTTccaggcaggg